The genomic window GACCCCCCGTACTGGGTTCCTGCCGCTATCAGTTTCATCTGCCGTGAAAACCAGTTATCTCCGCTGAGCACCACCAACTACACGATATTCGGAAACGAGAGTGGGTGGAGTTATCTCGATCCTGACTTCGGGTGTTATAATGGTTCGTGAGATTATGTTGACACTGTTCTTCCTGACtgtatttttagattatttttttgtgtgtttgctggGTTGTGTGTTAACGGATTTGATGtgaaaaaatgttgataataagatgAATGAAAGGTATAGTGAAAGTGAAATGTTTTGAGTAAAAGTAATTcacagaactttttttttcttcttcttcttttaagccTTCCAAACAAagcgcatatatacattatattatatctgatcttttatgattatatgatatagCTCTAATAATAATGTTCCTAATATTCCCGTTTTTTGTCAGTATGTCAGGACGATCCCTTTGAGGCCCCTGAGCGAGCGGAGTCATCCTGGAATGGCTTTTCCAAAACAGAAGGGATACAGGTAAGTTTTATACTATGATACGTTGTACATGTTCAGTCTCATCCTGGTagtctctttttatctatatgtagtTTTCTAAACATTTATcagtttgtttatgtatctagcTACTTATCCACCTGCCTCCGCTTCCATTTATCTAGTAATTCAACTTGAAGCTTTTCAGAGAATGATACTAATTGTTTAGACAGGTATATTATAGGAAATAGTCCTCTATAAACGTTCGCTTCTTTATCTATGAaaactatctgtctatacacatgtCATTAAGTCAcagtgcatgtgtgaatatgtatataacgaATAACGTGTTGTCTGTATCTTCCTCTATCAGGTGCAGTACACGTGCGAGGAGGACCACGTTTTCGCCGACTTCAACGCGACACTAAACATCACTTGCGGAGGAGACGGAAACTGGACCTCTGTCGACCGGTCCATCCTCATATGCAGGATACGTGAGTCTGAGATGTCATATTGCATTGTAGAAATACTGTCGCGTTGAGCCACACGTTAGGAAGAATGGATAACATTTAAAAGATATATAGTTGATGTTTACATTATgtagagacaatatatatatatatatatatatctatataaatttgtctgtgtgaatgtatattatgGTACTGTAaattaacaatgctgataatacctcagtatcaccattatcgcTATCCATCACACCCAAAGACGGAATGGTTTCATTATTACTGAATCTCAGCGAAGCCAATCTTTGACAGCCATTCCCTGCGAcccccctcccgcaccccctGGAGCCACTATGCTGGGGGAGCCCCCGTACTGGGCGGGGTCGCTCGTCACCTACGTGTGCGGGGAGAACCAGGCCTTCCCCAACAGCGGTAGGGCCGTGAACGTCTCAGCGAACGCAACGGGATGGCCTGAGATGGGACCGGACTTCATGTGCTACAATGGtaggtggttatgtgtgtgtgtgtgtgtgtgtgtgtgtgtgtgtgtgtgtgtgtgtctcacatgtcaaaaaacatttttttctattttttttaaacagcatGTCAAGCCCTGCCCGAACTGCCAGATCACGTGAGCCACAACCTCACGGGAACCGGACTTTGGGGCGACGTCGTGCAGTACGAATGCCGAGGTATTTTCGCCGACGGGTCAAAAAACATCACGGACTCTTGCGAACTGGGCAACTGGACACTCTCCGTCATCCCTGTGTGCGAGTgtaagattttttctctctctctttctttttcgtgttctATTTCGTGTTTAAGGGATAAATAAGCGTGTATATTCTTtgctctctatttttctgttgcttttttttaagtgtctgtgatggataataataattacagttgttgatatatatatatatacatattaaaagatgctatataaaaatgaagaaattgaTTATATTTTATTGGTTTTAGTTTgtaatatgtttgatatataaagAAGATACTAACATACCAGTCAGTTTCAGGTATTATATTGCATATTGCAGTATTTCACTTCCCATACACTCAAGGTTCTACACTAAATCTATCTCAGTTTCGTTGtatcttctctgtctgtgtgtttgtgtgcctcatctgctccccccccccccccttctaacccccctttctctctatatatgtgtgtgtgtgtgtgtgtgtgtaaatgcgtatatataaatataaatattttttttatatataaatatgtgtatatataagtgtgtgtgcgtgtgtgtgtgtacgtgtatatatatgtacatatacacaatatgtatttatatataaatatatatgtgtatatatataatatat from Penaeus chinensis breed Huanghai No. 1 chromosome 24, ASM1920278v2, whole genome shotgun sequence includes these protein-coding regions:
- the LOC125037901 gene encoding sushi, von Willebrand factor type A, EGF and pentraxin domain-containing protein 1-like, with protein sequence MNSSWNGVNKVVGAEVQYTCDAGGFFGDLNATVNITCEESGNWTEIDPEIFFCKIPVPGDLPPIPPGAIMVAPDPPYWVPAAISFICRENQLSPLSTTNYTIFGNEICQDDPFEAPERAESSWNGFSKTEGIQVQYTCEEDHVFADFNATLNITCGGDGNWTSVDRSILICRIPIPCDPPPAPPGATMLGEPPYWAGSLVTYVCGENQAFPNSGRAVNVSANATGWPEMGPDFMCYNACQALPELPDHVSHNLTGTGLWGDVVQYECRGIFADGSKNITDSCELGNWTLSVIPVCECCSMKRPTETQRDLT